In Streptomyces venezuelae, the sequence ACGTTCGCCCGCGGCCAGCTCACCTCCGACTGGGTCGCCGCCGAACTGGCCCCCGCCTGGCAGGTCCAGGGCGTCCTGGAGAACCCGCTGCCGGCCTCGTCACCCGGCTGGTGGGGCACCCCGAAACTCGTCGAGTTCGCCGCCGGCATCCCCGACCTGTCCGTGCTCTACCAACTGGTCGCCTCGGTCCGCCGGGAGGAGTGCCGCTGGTGCGGCCTCGAACTCATCGGCGACCGCTGCGGCTTCTGCGCGGCACCGCTCACCGCACCGCCACCGCCCGCGTCCGGCTCCGCGAGCGCCAGTACCGCCCGTTCCAGACCCTGATCACTCGAACGCACGAATGAACGAAGAACGGCGAGGTAGGTAAGGCCCATGAACTCACGCCAGCGCCGCGGCGTCATCCTGCTGCTCCTGTCGGTCCTGTGCGCACTGGGGGCCTTCGCCGGAGTCCTCGTGGTGATCGGCGACGTCAACTCCAAGGTCGGCGCCGAGGTCGTCGCGTACCGGGCCAAGAGCGACATAGCCCCGTACAGCCCTTTGGCGGCCGGGCAGTTCGAAGAGGTCAGGATCCCCAGGCGGTGGCTCTCCGACACCGCCGTCACCGACCTCGGCGCACTCAAGGACAAGATCGCCCTCACCACACTGAAGAAGGGCTCGCTGCTCCAGGCGGACATGTTCGTCGACCGGCCGCAGCTGCAGCCCGGTGAGCAGGAGATCGCCATCATGATCGACGCGGCCACGGGCGTCGCCGGGAAGATCACCTCCGGTGCCAAGGTCAACATCCTCGCCACCTTCAAGGGCGCCAAGGACACCGAGCCCTCGCGATCGGTGATCATCGTCGCCAACGCCCGGGTCCTGGGCGTCGGCAAGCTCACCGCCCTGGACAAGGACAGCGACCGCAAGGGCCCCGCCGAGGCCGTGCCGATCACCTTCGCCCTGAGCACCAAGGACACCCAGCGCGTCGCCTACGCCGAGTCCTTCGCGGAGCACGTACGCCTGGCCCTGGTGGCCCCCGGCACCGATTCGGCGCCCGCTGCGGGCGACCGCACGTACACCCTCGACGGGGACAGGTGAGGCCCGGATGACCACCCGAATCCTCCCCGCGGTCGGCGACCCCGACGCCGCGCGCGCCATCGTGACCCTGCTCAGCCAGCTCCCGGCCGCCGAGCCGGCCGCGCCCGTACCCGACGCGACCACGCTCCTGGACACCCTCGCCCGCCTCGCCGCCGACTCCGTCGACGAACTCCCCGAGGTCGTCCTCGTCCACGAGCGGATCGGCCCGGTACCCGCCCTGGAGCTCATCCGGGAGGTCGCCCTGCGCTTCCCGGCGGTGGGCGTCGTCCTGGTCTCCTCGGACGCCGGCCCCGGACTCTTCTCCGCCGCCATGGACTCCGGCGCGCGCGGCCTGATCGGCCTCCCGCTCTCCTACGAGGAACTCGCCGCCCGCGTCCAGGCCGCCGCCCAGTGGTCCGTGGGCGTACGCCGCCACCTGGGCGGGGCCGCCCCCGCCGACGTCTTCACCGGCCCGGGCGGCCGGGTCGTCACCGTCACCGGAGCCAAGGGCGGCGTGGGCGCCACCTTCACCGCCGTGCAGTTCGCGCTGGCCGCGGCCGCCTCCGGGCGGCGTACCGCACTGGTCGACCTGGACCTCCAGGCGGGCGACGTCGGCTCGTACCTCGACGTGCAGTTCCGGCGTTCCGTCGCCGACCTCGCCGGGATCCAGGACATCTCCCCGCGGGTCCTCCAGGACGCCGTCTACGACGACGCCTCGGGCCTCGCGCTGCTCCTCGCCCCGGCGGACGGCGAACGCGGCGAGGAGGTCGACGACTGGGCCGCCCGGCACGTCGTCGGAGCCCTGCGCAACCGCTACGAACTCGTCGTCGTCGACTGCGGCACCCAGGTCACCGGGGCCAACGCCGCGGCCGTGGAGATGGCGGACGTGGCGGTGCTGGTCACCACCCCGGACGTGGTCGCGGTCCGGGCTGCCAAGCGGATGGTCCGGATGTGGGAACGGCTCCAGGTGCGCAAGGCGGAGGACACGGCGATGGTCGTCAACCGCTGGAGCAAGCACACGGAGATCCAGCCCGCCCTGATCGAGAAGATCACCAAGACCCGCGCCACCCGCACCCCGGTCCCGGCCGCCTGGAAGGAACTCCAGGCCGTGGTCGACGCGGGCCGCGTCCAGGACCTCGACAACCGCTCCACGGTCAAACAAGCCCTGTGGACCCTGGCCGGCGAACTCGGCCTCCTGTCACCCCCCGACACCGCGCCGGGCGCCGCCCCGGCCCCGGGCGCCTCGCTCGCGGTCCACGCGACGGGCCCGGTGGCCCGCCTGCGCCGCGGCCGGGAGGGCTGAGGCATGCCCGCCCGCAGACCGGGGCGCGGGGACCGGGGCCAGGTGGCGATCGAGTTCGTGGGCACGGTGCCGCTGATCCTGCTGCTGGTGGCGGCGGTGTGGGAGTGCGTACTGATCGGCTACGCGTTCTCCCTGGCGGGCAACGCGGCGGACGAGGCGGCGCGGGCGGGGGCGGTGCACGGGGATCGCGCCTCCTGCACGGCCGCGGCGAAGGAGCACATCGGGGAGGCGTGGAAGCCCCGGGTGGAGTGCGGGAAGTCGGGAGACGTCTACCAGGCCAGGGTCACCCTCGGGATCCCGGTCTTCTTCCCGGGCCTGAACTTCGGCGAGATCGACGGCACCGGCGGCGCGGCGCTGGAAGAGGAGGCGAAGTGACATGAGGCGACGCATCCGCTCCGACCGGGGCCAAGTGGCCCTCGAATACATCGGCTTCGTCCCCATCCTGCTGTTCGTCGCGCTCTGCGGGATCCAGCTCGGCTGGGTGGCGTACGTCCACGAACAGGCGGACACGGCCGCGCGCACGGCGGCACGGGTGGAGGCCCGGTACCCGGGCCGCGGCGTGGCGGCGGGCGTGGCGGCCGTCAGGGAAGGCCTCGGAGCCGACGTCCAGGTGAGCGCGACGGACGACGCCGTCACCGCGGTCGCCACCATAAAGGTCAACTCGATCATTCCCGGACTCGACCCGGACGACGCCGTGGCCACGGCCGTCATGCCCAACGACGACCCGAAGGTGACCGGACCATGAGCCTGCGTTCCCGGGTCAACACCCCCGACGACCGCCACAGCCCGCGCGAGGACGGCCGGCTGGTCTCCTCCTACCGCGCCAAGCTGCTGGAGGAGATCGACCTCGCCGAGATGTCCGCGCTCGCGCCCGCCGAGCGCCGGGCGCGCCTGGAACGCGTACTCGGCCACATCATCAGCCGCGAAGGGCCCGTCCTCTCCACCGCCGAGCGCGCCCAGCTGATCCGCCGCGTCGTCGACGAGGCCCTCGGACTCGGCGTGCTCGAACCGCTCCTCGAAGACGCCTCGATCTCCGAGATCATGGTCAACGGCCCCGACCACATCTACGTGGAGCGCGCCGGCCGGGTCGAACAGCTCCCCATCCGCTTCGCCTCGCACGAGCAGCTGATGCAGACCATCGAGCGCATCGTCTCCACCGTCAACCGGCGTGTGGACGAGGCCAATCCGATGGTCGACGCACGCCTCCCGAGCGGCGAGCGCGTCAACGTCATCATCCCGCCGCTCTCCCTCACCGGCGCCACCCTCACCATCCGCCGCTTCCCGCGGGCCTTCACCCTGCACGAGATGATCGCCCTCGGCTCGCTCGACGAGCAGATGCTGCTCCTGCTCTCCGGCCTGGTCGCGGCGAAGATGAACGTGATCGTCTCCGGGGCCACCGGTACCGGCAAGACCACCCTGCTGAACGCCCTCTCCGGCCTGATCCCGGAGGGCGAACGCATCATCACCATCGAGGACTCGGCCGAACTCCAGCTCCAGCAGGCCCACGTCATCCGCCTCGAATCCCGCCCGGCGAACGTGGAGGGCAAGGGCCAGATCACCATCCGCGACCTCGTACGCAACTCCCTGCGCATGCGCCCCGACCGCATCATCGTCGGCGAGGTCCGGGGCGGTGAAACCCTCGACATGCTCCAGGCGATGTCCACCGGTCACGACGGCTCCCTGGCCACCGTCCACGCCAACAGCTCCTCGGACGCGCTGATGCGTCTGCAGACCCTCGCCTCCATGTCGGAGGTCGACGTCCCCTTCGAGGCCCTCCAGGACCAGATCAACAGTGCGGTCAACGTCATCGTCCAGCTGACCCGCTTCGGCGACGGCTCGCGCCGCATCACCGAGATCTCCGTCCTGGAATCGCACGGCCGCGAGCCCTTCCGGATCACCACGGTGTGCCGCTTCGGTGCCCAGCCGATGGGGGCGGACGGCCGCGTCCACGGCTACTTCGAGTACTACCCGCTGCCGCGCCGGATCGCCGAGCGCCTCTACATGAACAACCAGCCCATCCCGCAGGCCTTCGGCGTCGCGCCGGAAGACCCCCTGACCGCCCGCATCACCCGGACCGCCCTGTGAACCCACTGATCCTCACCACCCTCGGCGTCACCCTGCTGGCCTGCGTACTCTTCGTCGCCGGCCTCCAGGCGTACCTGGCCGGCCGTGCCCAGCGCGCCGCGCTCATCGAACGCCTCTCGGCGAGCGGTGCCCCGGAGCCCGCCGGCCGCCGCCGCCGCTTCCGGACGGTCGACCGGCGGCTGCGCACGACGACGCTCGGGCGCCGGATCGAACTCAAGCTCGCGACCACCGGCCTGGACCTCACACCCGGCGAGTTCTTCGTCTACATGCTGGGTTCGATCGCGGGGGTCTGGCTCGTCGCCTCCTCCCTCCTCGCCCCGTTCTTCGGACCGGTGGCCGGAGCGATCGGCGTCTGGGCGGCGAACGCCTTCCTCAACTGGCAGCGGGCCCGCCGCACGGAACGGTTCATCAACCAGCTCCCGGACCTGGCCCGCATCCTCGCCAACGCCACCCAGGCAGGACTGGCCCTCCGTACGGCCATCGGCATCGCCGCCGAGGAGCTGGAGGCACCCGCCGGCGAGGAGCTGGCGCGCGTCGCCGACCGCCTCGCCGTCGGCCACTCGATCGACGACTCCCTCGGCGAACTCGCCGAGCGGCTGCCGTCCCGGGAACTGGTCGTCCTCGTCTCCACGCTCGTCCTGTCGGCCCGGGCGGGCGGCGCGATCGTGGACAGCCTGCGCAACCTCACGGTGACGCTGGAACAGCGCAAGGAGACCCGCCGGGAGATCCGTACCCAGCTGTCCCAGGTGACGGTCACGGCGTACCTGGTCCCCGCCATCGGACTCGGGTCCCTGCTGCTGGTCGACATGATGATGCCGGGAGCCCTGGACCGGATGACGGGCGCCTTCCTCGGCCAGACGGCCGTCCTCGTCGCCCTCGGCCTCTTCGCCCTGGGGTTCTTCCTCATCCGCCGCCTGTCGAAGATCGACGTGTGAGGGGGCGGACGGGACGATGACCGCGATCCTTCTCGCACTGGCCGTGGCCCTGTCGGTCCTCGGCGCGTTCCACGGCATCCGCCTCTACCGCGCGGACGTGAAGCTGCCCACGGACCTCGCCCTCGCCCTGGAGGTCGGAGCAACCCGCACGACGGCGGTCGGCTCCCTGGTGGACCGGATGGGCATCCGCTGGGCCCCGGCGGTGCTGCGCCTGATGGGGCCGGCGCGGGTGGCCCGCAAGCGCCGCCAGATCGACATGGCGGGCAACCCGGCCGGTCTGACGATCGACCGCTACGCGGCCCGGCGGGCGGTGTACGGGGCCCTGGGCGCCCTCGGCGCCTTCTCGATGCTGATCAACGGTCAGCTGGTCGCCGCACTGCTGATGGTGGCCTTCGGCCTGTTCTGGATCGAGGCCGGCCTCTGGTCGGCGATCCGGGTACGCCGCGACCACATCGAACGGACCCTGCCGGACTTCCTGGACGTGCTCGCGGTCGTCGTCAGCGCCGGGCTGGGCTTCCGGCAGGCGCTGGAGCGGGTGGCGGACAAGTACGAGGGCCCCTGGGCCGACGAAATCCGCATCACACTGCAGCAGATGAA encodes:
- the cpaB gene encoding Flp pilus assembly protein CpaB, producing MNSRQRRGVILLLLSVLCALGAFAGVLVVIGDVNSKVGAEVVAYRAKSDIAPYSPLAAGQFEEVRIPRRWLSDTAVTDLGALKDKIALTTLKKGSLLQADMFVDRPQLQPGEQEIAIMIDAATGVAGKITSGAKVNILATFKGAKDTEPSRSVIIVANARVLGVGKLTALDKDSDRKGPAEAVPITFALSTKDTQRVAYAESFAEHVRLALVAPGTDSAPAAGDRTYTLDGDR
- a CDS encoding CpaE family protein produces the protein MTTRILPAVGDPDAARAIVTLLSQLPAAEPAAPVPDATTLLDTLARLAADSVDELPEVVLVHERIGPVPALELIREVALRFPAVGVVLVSSDAGPGLFSAAMDSGARGLIGLPLSYEELAARVQAAAQWSVGVRRHLGGAAPADVFTGPGGRVVTVTGAKGGVGATFTAVQFALAAAASGRRTALVDLDLQAGDVGSYLDVQFRRSVADLAGIQDISPRVLQDAVYDDASGLALLLAPADGERGEEVDDWAARHVVGALRNRYELVVVDCGTQVTGANAAAVEMADVAVLVTTPDVVAVRAAKRMVRMWERLQVRKAEDTAMVVNRWSKHTEIQPALIEKITKTRATRTPVPAAWKELQAVVDAGRVQDLDNRSTVKQALWTLAGELGLLSPPDTAPGAAPAPGASLAVHATGPVARLRRGREG
- a CDS encoding TadE/TadG family type IV pilus assembly protein, which encodes MPARRPGRGDRGQVAIEFVGTVPLILLLVAAVWECVLIGYAFSLAGNAADEAARAGAVHGDRASCTAAAKEHIGEAWKPRVECGKSGDVYQARVTLGIPVFFPGLNFGEIDGTGGAALEEEAK
- a CDS encoding TadE/TadG family type IV pilus assembly protein, producing the protein MRRRIRSDRGQVALEYIGFVPILLFVALCGIQLGWVAYVHEQADTAARTAARVEARYPGRGVAAGVAAVREGLGADVQVSATDDAVTAVATIKVNSIIPGLDPDDAVATAVMPNDDPKVTGP
- a CDS encoding CpaF family protein, translating into MSLRSRVNTPDDRHSPREDGRLVSSYRAKLLEEIDLAEMSALAPAERRARLERVLGHIISREGPVLSTAERAQLIRRVVDEALGLGVLEPLLEDASISEIMVNGPDHIYVERAGRVEQLPIRFASHEQLMQTIERIVSTVNRRVDEANPMVDARLPSGERVNVIIPPLSLTGATLTIRRFPRAFTLHEMIALGSLDEQMLLLLSGLVAAKMNVIVSGATGTGKTTLLNALSGLIPEGERIITIEDSAELQLQQAHVIRLESRPANVEGKGQITIRDLVRNSLRMRPDRIIVGEVRGGETLDMLQAMSTGHDGSLATVHANSSSDALMRLQTLASMSEVDVPFEALQDQINSAVNVIVQLTRFGDGSRRITEISVLESHGREPFRITTVCRFGAQPMGADGRVHGYFEYYPLPRRIAERLYMNNQPIPQAFGVAPEDPLTARITRTAL
- a CDS encoding type II secretion system F family protein encodes the protein MNPLILTTLGVTLLACVLFVAGLQAYLAGRAQRAALIERLSASGAPEPAGRRRRFRTVDRRLRTTTLGRRIELKLATTGLDLTPGEFFVYMLGSIAGVWLVASSLLAPFFGPVAGAIGVWAANAFLNWQRARRTERFINQLPDLARILANATQAGLALRTAIGIAAEELEAPAGEELARVADRLAVGHSIDDSLGELAERLPSRELVVLVSTLVLSARAGGAIVDSLRNLTVTLEQRKETRREIRTQLSQVTVTAYLVPAIGLGSLLLVDMMMPGALDRMTGAFLGQTAVLVALGLFALGFFLIRRLSKIDV
- a CDS encoding DUF5936 domain-containing protein, which translates into the protein MTAILLALAVALSVLGAFHGIRLYRADVKLPTDLALALEVGATRTTAVGSLVDRMGIRWAPAVLRLMGPARVARKRRQIDMAGNPAGLTIDRYAARRAVYGALGALGAFSMLINGQLVAALLMVAFGLFWIEAGLWSAIRVRRDHIERTLPDFLDVLAVVVSAGLGFRQALERVADKYEGPWADEIRITLQQMNMGVSRRQAFDALRRRNDSEQVAQFVTALQQGEELGSPIVETLIAIAEDMRRTDAQNARRRAARAVPKATFAVTMFMLPGTLILLVCGFVYGANVDFDALFGGG